Proteins from a genomic interval of Staphylococcus debuckii:
- a CDS encoding LysR family transcriptional regulator, with protein MNLKQLMIFKQFVEDQNVNIVADKLNITQPTVTFHLKNLSETHNVPLYHKKGKHITLTKAGQILYQNSTKILTLIEETEMLMDDYTIFKRGHLRIGASHAPIYGMLPHAMREFMKVYPEIEISLEVDTAPRTVEKVKNREVEIGVISENGIRDKEVEVKRLFNDPLMVAMDKRHPLADKETLTIKDIQRYPLITHSSGSTKDSIDEWQHKNLIEVEPIMQSNSMSSLIETIRNSQFLSLLSSSAVNHPDIIAKPLPHAPAERHISIVYKSDRVIHPIMQDFISTIYRLY; from the coding sequence ATGAACTTGAAACAACTGATGATCTTCAAACAATTCGTCGAAGATCAGAACGTCAATATCGTCGCCGACAAGCTCAACATCACCCAACCCACCGTCACCTTCCATTTGAAGAACCTGAGCGAAACACATAACGTGCCGCTCTACCATAAGAAAGGCAAACACATCACCCTGACCAAAGCCGGCCAAATACTTTATCAAAACAGCACCAAAATCCTTACTTTAATAGAAGAAACCGAAATGCTCATGGATGATTACACCATCTTCAAACGCGGACATTTACGCATCGGTGCCAGCCATGCCCCTATATACGGAATGTTGCCGCACGCTATGAGAGAATTCATGAAAGTTTATCCAGAGATTGAAATTTCACTAGAAGTCGATACCGCCCCACGTACCGTGGAAAAGGTAAAGAATAGAGAGGTGGAAATCGGAGTGATTTCCGAAAACGGGATTCGAGATAAAGAAGTGGAAGTGAAGCGGTTATTTAACGATCCTTTAATGGTAGCGATGGACAAGCGTCATCCTTTAGCAGACAAAGAAACACTTACCATTAAAGATATTCAAAGATATCCCTTGATTACACATAGCAGTGGCTCAACGAAAGACAGTATCGATGAATGGCAACATAAGAATCTGATTGAGGTTGAGCCCATCATGCAATCCAATAGTATGAGCAGTCTAATCGAAACCATTCGCAACTCACAATTCCTTAGTCTACTCAGTTCCAGCGCCGTCAATCATCCAGATATTATCGCAAAGCCCTTACCACATGCACCTGCCGAGCGACACATTTCTATTGTGTATAAATCCGACCGCGTCATTCACCCGATTATGCAAGATTTCATATCCACCATCTATCGTTTGTATTAA
- a CDS encoding ABC transporter ATP-binding protein, with protein MALEIRNLKKAFGEQAVIRDVNLAVDSGEFISLLGASGSGKTTLLRLIAGLERPDSGWIENDGRVYCSDERQTQLMAPAHRNIGMVFQDFALWPHMSVFENVAYPLRVKKDTKRLKQRVREVLQDVRLEGYEKRKIHELSGGQQQRVSLARAIISRCDLILMDEPLSALDAGLREDMRLLIQRLVKQYGMTAIFVTHDQYEAMTMSDRIAVMQGGRIEQCDTPEMLYARPKSEAVARFIGKGSFIKGVLEHGRFTVDGACNNQDSESLSHGGACETELSFSVEGDLPEGRYGVLLRPENVHVGSAGHTAVVSTVSFTGERYEYTAYIDGIIVMFYDGRFFSEGEEVQLVFEVKREYLIKMEEI; from the coding sequence GTGGCGCTTGAGATTCGTAATTTGAAAAAGGCGTTTGGTGAACAAGCGGTGATTCGTGATGTGAATTTAGCTGTGGATTCTGGAGAGTTTATTTCGCTGCTTGGTGCATCGGGAAGCGGCAAGACGACGTTGTTGCGTTTGATTGCTGGTTTGGAGCGACCGGATAGCGGATGGATTGAAAATGACGGGCGTGTGTATTGTTCGGATGAAAGACAGACGCAGTTAATGGCTCCGGCGCATCGGAATATCGGTATGGTGTTTCAGGACTTTGCGTTGTGGCCACATATGTCGGTATTTGAAAATGTGGCGTATCCGTTGCGTGTGAAAAAAGATACCAAACGATTGAAGCAGCGCGTCCGTGAGGTGTTGCAGGATGTGCGGTTGGAAGGTTATGAGAAACGTAAGATACATGAGTTGTCTGGCGGTCAACAGCAAAGGGTGTCGCTGGCACGCGCTATTATTTCGCGTTGTGATCTCATCTTGATGGATGAGCCGTTGTCGGCGCTGGATGCAGGACTACGTGAAGATATGCGCTTGTTGATTCAGCGCCTGGTCAAACAATATGGTATGACGGCTATCTTTGTGACGCATGATCAATATGAGGCGATGACGATGTCTGACCGCATTGCGGTGATGCAGGGTGGTCGCATCGAGCAATGCGACACGCCGGAAATGTTGTACGCACGGCCGAAAAGCGAAGCGGTAGCGCGCTTTATCGGCAAGGGCTCGTTTATTAAGGGCGTATTGGAGCATGGCAGATTTACGGTGGATGGAGCGTGTAATAATCAAGATTCCGAGTCGTTGAGTCATGGTGGTGCATGCGAGACAGAACTTTCTTTTTCTGTCGAGGGTGACTTGCCTGAAGGCCGGTATGGTGTGTTGTTACGTCCTGAGAATGTGCATGTTGGCAGCGCGGGCCACACGGCGGTTGTCTCGACAGTGAGTTTTACAGGTGAACGATATGAATACACAGCTTACATAGACGGCATTATTGTAATGTTTTATGATGGAAGATTTTTTTCCGAAGGGGAAGAAGTGCAGTTGGTCTTTGAAGTGAAGCGTGAATATTTAATTAAAATGGAGGAGATTTAA
- the arcC gene encoding carbamate kinase: protein MAKIVVALGGNALGNSPEEQLKLVENTAKSLIALVQKGNEVVISHGNGPQVGSINLGLNYAAEHEQGPPFPFPECGAMSQAYIGYQLQQSLQNELHNLGIEKPVVTLVTQTVVDRDDEAFTNPTKPIGMFYDKELADTIAKERHYTFVEDSGRGYRRVVPSPQPIEIVEFPSIETLINAGNLVISSGGGGIPVVKDDKGDLHGVDAVIDKDKSSALLGAELKSEQLIILTAVDYIYINFGKDNQEQLKEVTVDEMKQYIDEGQFAKGSMLPKVEASIQFIENNPKGEVIITSLDKLDDALEGKVGTVIKK, encoded by the coding sequence ATGGCTAAAATCGTAGTAGCATTAGGCGGAAACGCATTAGGCAACTCACCAGAAGAACAATTGAAACTTGTTGAAAATACAGCGAAATCCTTAATTGCATTAGTGCAAAAAGGTAACGAAGTCGTTATCAGTCATGGTAACGGACCACAAGTCGGCAGCATCAACTTAGGCTTGAACTACGCTGCTGAACACGAGCAAGGCCCTCCATTCCCATTCCCAGAATGTGGAGCAATGAGCCAAGCTTATATCGGTTATCAACTACAACAAAGTCTGCAAAATGAATTGCATAACTTAGGTATTGAGAAACCTGTAGTAACATTAGTTACGCAAACAGTTGTAGACAGAGATGACGAAGCATTTACGAACCCAACTAAACCAATCGGTATGTTCTATGACAAAGAATTAGCAGACACAATCGCTAAAGAACGTCACTATACTTTCGTTGAAGACTCAGGACGCGGCTATCGTCGTGTAGTTCCTTCACCACAACCGATTGAAATCGTTGAATTCCCAAGTATTGAAACACTTATCAATGCCGGCAACTTAGTTATTTCAAGTGGCGGCGGCGGTATCCCAGTTGTTAAAGACGATAAAGGCGATCTACACGGTGTAGATGCGGTTATTGATAAAGATAAATCAAGTGCCCTACTTGGTGCTGAATTGAAATCTGAACAATTGATTATCTTGACTGCAGTAGATTATATCTATATCAACTTCGGCAAAGACAATCAAGAACAATTGAAAGAAGTCACAGTAGACGAAATGAAGCAATATATTGACGAAGGTCAATTTGCGAAAGGCAGCATGTTGCCTAAAGTAGAAGCTTCTATCCAATTCATCGAAAACAACCCTAAAGGCGAAGTTATCATCACTTCATTAGACAAATTAGATGACGCTTTAGAAGGTAAAGTCGGCACTGTGATTAAAAAATAA
- a CDS encoding DUF4352 domain-containing protein: MKRLLFLMVSVLFLLAACGSNKSEEKAEADEERGEATDKMKLFRVGQTVTAGGVDIKVMKAEYVNDYDEYSAPENGKVLKVYLKFKNNNKDQVLVDSSAFSMKVRGENYPEWYGGDGTDGMFSHQLNQGNTATGTLIYDVPESNFYTLEMDTNFNMKNVKAKWNISKAMIKESGSKSEGDEAKASETSNAKADKSDDEKDYPYTADEYNALVDEYNALTDGEKMDHVTRGVTNKEYNDLAARVEKLYEELGAEYEKEYQKQLDQEEAERQKQSDQEEAEWKKEQERLDKEFDAEMKRQDEAYAREEAQRQKQEAADQKAYEAEQQRIQEQEAREEAQRQKEEAAEQARQQKEEAALSEE, encoded by the coding sequence GTGAAAAGATTATTATTTTTAATGGTAAGTGTTTTATTTTTATTAGCAGCTTGTGGTAGTAACAAGTCTGAAGAAAAAGCTGAAGCTGATGAAGAAAGAGGCGAAGCAACGGACAAAATGAAATTGTTCCGTGTGGGCCAAACCGTCACAGCGGGTGGTGTAGATATTAAAGTCATGAAAGCTGAATATGTAAATGACTATGATGAATATAGCGCACCAGAAAACGGTAAAGTCTTAAAAGTCTATTTAAAATTCAAAAATAACAATAAAGATCAAGTATTAGTTGATAGCAGTGCATTTTCTATGAAAGTTCGCGGTGAAAATTATCCGGAATGGTATGGCGGAGATGGGACAGATGGAATGTTCTCACATCAATTGAATCAAGGCAACACAGCTACAGGAACATTGATTTATGACGTTCCGGAGTCTAACTTCTATACTTTAGAAATGGATACGAATTTCAACATGAAGAATGTGAAGGCGAAGTGGAACATCTCTAAAGCAATGATTAAAGAAAGCGGCAGTAAGAGCGAGGGAGACGAAGCGAAAGCCAGCGAAACAAGCAATGCCAAAGCTGATAAGAGCGATGATGAAAAGGATTATCCATATACCGCAGATGAATATAATGCTTTAGTAGATGAATACAATGCATTGACTGATGGTGAAAAGATGGATCATGTGACACGTGGTGTAACGAACAAAGAATACAATGATTTAGCTGCACGCGTGGAAAAATTATATGAAGAACTCGGTGCAGAATATGAAAAAGAATATCAAAAACAACTAGACCAAGAAGAAGCTGAGCGCCAAAAACAATCAGATCAAGAAGAAGCTGAGTGGAAAAAAGAACAAGAGCGTTTAGATAAAGAGTTTGATGCAGAAATGAAACGTCAAGATGAAGCATATGCGCGTGAAGAAGCACAGCGTCAAAAACAAGAAGCCGCTGATCAAAAAGCTTATGAAGCTGAACAACAACGTATACAAGAACAAGAAGCGCGTGAAGAGGCACAACGCCAAAAAGAAGAAGCAGCTGAGCAAGCACGCCAACAAAAAGAAGAAGCTGCACTTTCTGAAGAATAA
- a CDS encoding metallophosphoesterase, whose translation MMKNKYAILQLTDLYLTCEQSKQIENEETFDLIAYFINKYHPDLCIFTGNQIWAEDQETGAKLYRRFLEFMNQFEVKIATTFGDKETCHGLTRTKLRQLEAKYSTSYAHKYCSSIANDKEAYIIESPHQQIFVLDNGADGTIEEEHLVWLQEKLKHCGKHVARRVLFMHRPIKAYDNVFVYIGEKKSAISYAAESERLFSVLREARNIDGIFCGHDYDNDFTFFHQGIGLNYGRVSGVSLYSDLAPGARLIHLFPERSYTTCILDSDIEAEEDAEEDLSASELMEKIVEN comes from the coding sequence ATGATGAAAAATAAATATGCAATTTTACAGTTAACAGATCTTTATTTAACATGTGAGCAATCTAAGCAAATAGAAAACGAAGAAACCTTTGATTTGATTGCTTACTTTATCAACAAGTATCACCCTGATCTATGTATTTTTACAGGCAATCAAATATGGGCTGAAGATCAAGAAACGGGAGCAAAGCTTTATCGACGTTTCTTGGAGTTTATGAATCAATTCGAGGTTAAAATCGCTACTACTTTCGGCGATAAAGAGACATGCCACGGACTTACACGGACAAAGTTAAGACAACTTGAAGCGAAATATTCGACCAGTTATGCACATAAATACTGCAGCAGTATCGCAAACGATAAAGAAGCTTATATCATCGAAAGTCCACACCAACAAATTTTTGTCTTAGATAATGGCGCAGATGGCACTATCGAGGAAGAACATCTCGTATGGTTACAAGAGAAGCTTAAGCATTGCGGAAAGCATGTCGCACGTCGTGTGTTATTTATGCACCGCCCTATCAAAGCTTATGACAACGTATTCGTTTATATCGGCGAAAAGAAAAGTGCAATTTCTTATGCTGCTGAGAGTGAGCGATTATTCTCTGTCTTGCGGGAAGCGAGGAATATAGACGGTATCTTTTGCGGTCATGATTATGATAATGATTTTACTTTCTTCCACCAAGGGATTGGATTGAATTACGGTCGGGTCAGCGGAGTCAGTCTATATAGCGACTTAGCTCCTGGCGCACGGTTAATTCATCTTTTTCCTGAGAGAAGTTACACTACTTGCATATTAGACAGTGATATCGAGGCAGAAGAAGATGCGGAAGAAGACTTAAGTGCATCAGAATTGATGGAGAAGATTGTGGAGAATTAA
- a CDS encoding YfcC family protein: MSLKNNKAAKKKKKFEMPGAFAILFIITLVAVIATWVVPAGAYSKLSYEPAKQELKIVDPPNKVKMVPGTQEQLDKIGVKINIEQFKSGAINKPISIPDTYEHLDQNPAGFSKITTSMVHGTIESVDIMVFILVLGGLIGVVQASGSFESGLLALTKKTKGHEFMLIFMVSVLMVLGGTLCGIEEEAVAFYPVLVPIFIALGYDSIVCVGAIFLASSIGTTFATINPFSVVIASNAAGITFTEGLYWRIGGCIVGTIFVIAYLYWYSQKIKKDPTASYSYEDKASFEKMWSVSNNNGSDKFTLRKKIILVLFVLPFPIMVWGVMSQGWWFPVMAAMFLAFTIAIMFLAATGEHGLGEKGVVDQFVNGASSLVGVSLIIGLARGINIVMNEGLISDTILHFSSSLVEHVSGPIFIIILLIIFFFLGFIVPSSSGLAVLSMPIFAPLADTVGIPRFVIVTAYQFGQYAMLFLAPTGLVMATLQMLNMKYSHWLRFVWPVVVFVLVFGGAMLVTQVLIYS, from the coding sequence ATGAGTTTGAAAAATAATAAAGCTGCTAAAAAGAAGAAAAAATTTGAAATGCCCGGTGCATTCGCAATTTTATTCATCATAACTTTAGTCGCTGTCATTGCTACATGGGTAGTACCTGCAGGCGCTTACTCTAAATTATCATATGAACCTGCAAAGCAAGAATTAAAAATCGTCGACCCGCCTAATAAAGTAAAAATGGTGCCGGGTACACAAGAACAACTCGATAAAATCGGCGTTAAAATCAATATCGAACAGTTCAAATCAGGAGCAATCAACAAACCGATTTCTATTCCTGATACTTACGAACACTTAGATCAAAACCCAGCTGGTTTTTCAAAAATCACAACGAGTATGGTTCACGGAACAATTGAATCCGTAGATATTATGGTATTTATCTTAGTGCTAGGTGGTTTGATCGGAGTCGTACAAGCAAGCGGCTCTTTCGAATCCGGACTTTTAGCTTTAACTAAGAAGACTAAAGGGCACGAATTTATGCTCATCTTCATGGTATCTGTGCTAATGGTACTTGGCGGAACGCTTTGCGGTATCGAAGAAGAGGCCGTGGCCTTCTATCCTGTCCTAGTACCGATATTTATAGCGCTCGGCTATGACTCCATCGTCTGCGTAGGGGCTATCTTCTTAGCAAGTTCGATTGGGACGACCTTTGCAACAATCAACCCGTTCTCGGTTGTTATCGCGTCTAACGCAGCAGGTATTACTTTCACTGAAGGTTTATACTGGCGTATTGGCGGATGTATTGTCGGAACAATCTTTGTAATTGCTTATTTGTATTGGTACAGCCAAAAGATCAAGAAAGATCCAACCGCTTCTTACTCTTACGAAGACAAAGCTTCTTTCGAAAAAATGTGGTCTGTCTCTAACAATAACGGTTCTGACAAATTTACGTTACGTAAGAAAATCATTTTAGTATTATTTGTCTTACCGTTTCCAATCATGGTTTGGGGCGTTATGTCACAAGGCTGGTGGTTCCCAGTTATGGCCGCAATGTTCTTAGCGTTCACAATCGCAATTATGTTCCTTGCAGCAACAGGAGAACATGGTCTAGGCGAGAAAGGTGTCGTAGACCAATTCGTCAATGGTGCATCCAGCTTAGTTGGTGTATCTTTAATCATCGGTTTAGCGCGTGGTATTAACATCGTAATGAACGAAGGCTTAATCTCAGATACGATTTTACACTTCTCTTCTTCACTCGTAGAGCATGTGAGTGGTCCGATCTTTATAATTATTCTATTGATTATTTTCTTCTTCTTAGGATTTATCGTACCATCGTCTTCTGGATTAGCTGTATTATCAATGCCGATTTTCGCACCATTAGCTGATACAGTAGGTATTCCGAGATTCGTAATTGTTACAGCTTATCAATTCGGGCAATACGCAATGTTATTCTTAGCACCGACAGGACTCGTAATGGCGACATTACAAATGTTGAATATGAAATACTCTCACTGGTTACGCTTCGTATGGCCGGTCGTAGTTTTCGTACTCGTATTCGGTGGCGCAATGCTCGTCACTCAAGTATTAATTTACTCTTAA
- the arcC gene encoding carbamate kinase produces the protein MAKIVVALGGNALGKSPEEQLELVKSTSKSLVALIQKGHEVVISHGNGPQVGSINLGLNFAADHEQGPSFPFAECGAMSQAYIGYHLQQSLQNELHHLGIDKPVVTLVTQTLVDKKDKAFDNPTKPIGLFYDKATADKVSEEKHYTFVEDSGRGYRRVVPSPEPIEIIEQPSIETLINAGNLVISGGGGGIPVYKDAEGNLHGVDAVIDKDKSSALLAANLKSEQLIILTAVDYIYINFGKDNQEILKEVTVDEIKQYIAEDQFAKGSMLPKVEASLQFIENNPEGKVIITSLEKLDDALEGKVGTVIKK, from the coding sequence AATCTCCAGAAGAACAATTAGAATTAGTTAAGAGCACATCCAAATCACTTGTTGCATTGATTCAAAAAGGTCATGAAGTTGTCATTAGTCATGGTAACGGCCCGCAAGTCGGCAGCATCAACTTAGGCTTGAACTTTGCAGCTGATCATGAACAAGGTCCTTCATTCCCATTTGCTGAATGTGGTGCAATGAGCCAAGCTTATATCGGCTATCATTTGCAACAAAGTTTGCAAAATGAATTGCATCATCTGGGTATCGACAAGCCTGTAGTAACACTTGTTACGCAAACACTTGTAGATAAAAAGGATAAAGCTTTTGACAATCCAACTAAACCAATCGGTCTGTTCTATGATAAAGCAACTGCAGACAAAGTTTCTGAAGAGAAACACTATACGTTTGTAGAAGATTCTGGTCGTGGCTATCGTCGTGTCGTACCTTCTCCAGAACCAATTGAAATCATTGAACAACCAAGTATCGAAACTTTAATCAATGCCGGCAACCTAGTTATTTCAGGTGGCGGTGGAGGTATCCCAGTGTATAAAGATGCTGAAGGCAACCTTCACGGTGTAGACGCCGTTATTGACAAAGATAAATCAAGTGCTTTACTTGCCGCAAATCTTAAATCTGAGCAATTAATCATTTTAACAGCAGTAGATTATATCTACATCAACTTCGGTAAAGATAACCAAGAAATCTTGAAAGAAGTGACAGTTGATGAAATTAAACAATATATTGCAGAAGATCAATTTGCGAAAGGCAGCATGTTGCCGAAAGTAGAAGCTTCATTACAATTTATTGAAAATAATCCTGAAGGTAAAGTGATTATCACATCTTTAGAAAAACTAGACGATGCCTTAGAAGGAAAAGTCGGTACAGTGATTAAAAAATAA
- a CDS encoding YfcC family protein, which translates to MPGAFVILFILTVVAVIATWVIPAGAYSKLSYEPGAQQLKIENPHKEIKKVPATQKELDKMGVKIHIEQFKSGAINKPVSIPDTYERLDQNPAGPGEITNAMVEGTIEAVDIMVFIFVLGGLIGVVSASGSFESGLLALTKKTKGHEFLLIFMVSILMVLGGTLCGIEEEAVAFYPILVPIFIAMGYDSIVCVGAIFLASSVGTTFSTINPFSVVIASNAAGITFTEGLYWRVAGCIVGAIFVIGYLYWYSQRIKKDHRLSYSYEDRESFEKQWSVMGKDAHADNFSWRKKIILILFVIPFPLMVWGVMTQGWWFPVMASMFLAVTIVIMFIAGTGKNGLGEKGTVDAFVNGASSLVGVSLIIGLARGINLVMNEGLISDTILHFSSTLVQNVSGPIFIIIILFIFFFLGFIVPSSSGLAVLAMPIFAPLADTVGIPRFVMVTAYQFGQYAMLFLAPTGLVMATLQMLDMKYSHWFRFVWPVVVFVLVFGGAMLVTQVLVYS; encoded by the coding sequence ATGCCCGGGGCCTTTGTAATCCTCTTTATTTTAACTGTCGTGGCTGTTATTGCGACGTGGGTAATTCCAGCGGGTGCGTATTCTAAATTATCTTATGAGCCTGGTGCGCAACAATTAAAAATTGAGAACCCTCATAAAGAAATCAAGAAAGTACCGGCAACGCAAAAAGAGCTCGATAAGATGGGCGTTAAAATACACATTGAACAGTTTAAATCCGGTGCGATTAATAAACCGGTTTCGATTCCTGATACTTATGAAAGATTAGATCAAAATCCAGCGGGACCTGGAGAAATTACCAATGCGATGGTTGAAGGGACAATTGAAGCGGTAGACATCATGGTCTTCATCTTCGTGCTCGGTGGTCTGATTGGCGTGGTAAGTGCCAGTGGTTCCTTCGAATCAGGATTGCTTGCTTTAACTAAGAAAACTAAAGGACATGAGTTCTTGCTCATATTTATGGTATCTATCTTAATGGTACTGGGCGGTACCCTCTGCGGTATTGAAGAAGAGGCCGTCGCCTTCTACCCAATACTGGTGCCGATATTCATTGCCATGGGCTATGACTCCATTGTCTGTGTAGGGGCCATATTCCTGGCCAGCTCTGTAGGGACAACTTTCTCTACTATCAACCCGTTCTCAGTAGTAATCGCCTCTAACGCAGCAGGTATTACATTTACTGAAGGTTTATACTGGCGTGTAGCTGGCTGTATCGTAGGTGCTATCTTTGTTATCGGTTACTTATACTGGTATTCTCAAAGAATCAAGAAAGATCACAGATTATCTTACTCTTATGAAGACCGTGAATCATTTGAAAAACAATGGTCTGTTATGGGTAAAGATGCACATGCTGATAACTTCTCTTGGCGTAAGAAAATTATCTTAATCTTATTCGTTATTCCATTCCCATTAATGGTTTGGGGCGTTATGACGCAAGGCTGGTGGTTCCCAGTCATGGCTTCAATGTTCTTAGCAGTCACAATCGTCATCATGTTCATTGCGGGAACTGGTAAAAATGGTTTAGGTGAAAAAGGAACAGTAGATGCCTTTGTAAATGGTGCATCCAGCTTAGTTGGTGTATCTTTAATCATCGGTTTAGCGCGTGGTATCAACTTAGTCATGAATGAAGGCTTAATCTCAGATACTATCTTGCACTTCTCATCTACATTAGTACAAAATGTAAGTGGTCCGATATTTATCATCATCATCCTATTTATCTTCTTCTTCTTAGGATTTATCGTACCATCATCATCTGGTTTAGCTGTACTCGCAATGCCGATTTTCGCGCCGCTTGCTGATACAGTAGGTATTCCGAGATTCGTTATGGTAACAGCTTATCAATTCGGACAATACGCAATGTTGTTCTTAGCTCCGACAGGACTGGTAATGGCAACACTGCAAATGCTCGACATGAAATACTCTCACTGGTTCCGATTTGTATGGCCGGTCGTCGTCTTCGTACTCGTATTCGGTGGTGCAATGCTCGTTACTCAAGTACTCGTTTACTCTTAA
- the yidC gene encoding membrane protein insertase YidC, translated as MKIKYILLLAMTTVLLAGCDYSKPGNRTGFFYNTFARPMDNLLHWLGNNLNHDYGLAIIIIVLAIRLIMLPFMLGQTKNGQMMRKVMDIAKPEMNAVQEKVKRARTQEEKMAANQEMMEVYKKYELNPMKSMLGCLPILVQMPILFGLYVSLKWPSHGGITAHPDFLWFDLTKPDILITIIAGVLYFLQSLVSLENMPKEQRQMGYMMMIISPIFIIYISYTSASALGLYWSVSAIFMIVQTFAANRYYAKYADQEVARLKAKMNKDSGADKKPKNTQVVSKKNKKKKK; from the coding sequence ATGAAAATCAAATACATACTGTTGCTTGCTATGACTACAGTACTTTTAGCGGGTTGTGATTATTCGAAACCAGGGAATCGAACAGGTTTCTTCTATAACACTTTCGCTAGACCAATGGATAACCTTTTACATTGGTTAGGTAACAACTTGAATCACGATTACGGACTCGCAATTATCATCATCGTGTTGGCTATACGTTTAATCATGTTGCCGTTTATGTTGGGTCAAACTAAGAACGGCCAAATGATGCGTAAAGTAATGGATATTGCGAAACCAGAAATGAATGCGGTTCAAGAAAAAGTAAAACGTGCGCGTACTCAAGAAGAAAAAATGGCCGCTAACCAAGAAATGATGGAAGTTTATAAGAAATATGAATTAAATCCGATGAAAAGCATGTTAGGTTGCTTGCCGATTTTAGTTCAAATGCCTATTTTATTTGGTTTATATGTTTCTCTTAAATGGCCTTCGCACGGCGGTATTACAGCACATCCTGATTTCTTATGGTTTGATTTAACGAAACCTGACATTTTAATCACGATTATTGCCGGTGTACTTTACTTCTTACAATCACTAGTGAGTCTAGAGAATATGCCGAAAGAACAACGACAAATGGGTTACATGATGATGATTATTTCTCCAATTTTCATTATCTATATCTCTTATACTTCAGCTTCAGCACTTGGTCTATATTGGTCAGTATCAGCCATCTTCATGATTGTGCAAACATTCGCAGCTAACCGCTACTATGCAAAATATGCAGATCAAGAAGTGGCACGCTTAAAAGCGAAGATGAATAAAGATTCTGGCGCTGATAAAAAGCCGAAGAACACACAAGTAGTGTCTAAAAAGAATAAGAAAAAGAAAAAATAA
- the argF gene encoding ornithine carbamoyltransferase — MQNLRNRNFLTLLDFSQKEVEFLLNLSEDLKRAKYAGIEQQTMKGKNIALIFEKDSTRTRCAFEVAAYDQGAHVTYLGPTGSQMGKKETAADTARVLGGMYDGIEYRGFSQRTVETLAEKSGVPVWNGLTDEDHPTQVLADFLTAKETLKKPYHEINFTYVGDGRNNVANALMAGAAIMGMRFHLVCPKELNPTDELLNRCKELAEENGGEILVTDDIDKGVKGSDVLYTDVWVSMGEPDEVWEERIKLLKPYQVNQEMIEKTGNPRVIFEHCLPSFHNDETKIGAEIADKYGLKEMEVTDEVFEGKHSVVFQEAENRMHTIKAVMVATLGDIG, encoded by the coding sequence ATGCAAAACTTAAGAAACAGAAATTTCCTAACATTATTAGATTTTTCACAGAAAGAAGTTGAATTCCTACTCAACCTTTCGGAAGACTTGAAACGTGCGAAATACGCAGGTATTGAGCAACAAACGATGAAAGGAAAAAATATTGCATTAATTTTCGAAAAAGACTCAACTCGTACTCGTTGCGCATTTGAAGTTGCCGCTTACGACCAAGGTGCTCACGTCACTTATCTTGGACCTACAGGCAGCCAAATGGGCAAAAAAGAAACAGCAGCAGATACTGCTCGCGTTTTAGGCGGCATGTATGACGGTATCGAATACCGCGGATTCTCTCAACGTACTGTTGAAACATTGGCTGAAAAATCAGGTGTTCCGGTATGGAACGGTTTGACAGACGAAGATCACCCTACTCAAGTATTGGCTGACTTCTTGACTGCCAAAGAAACATTGAAAAAACCTTATCACGAAATCAACTTCACATATGTTGGTGATGGACGCAATAACGTAGCAAACGCATTGATGGCTGGTGCCGCAATTATGGGTATGCGTTTCCACTTAGTATGTCCTAAAGAGTTAAATCCAACAGACGAATTATTGAATCGTTGTAAAGAATTGGCTGAAGAAAACGGCGGCGAAATCTTGGTAACTGACGACATCGACAAAGGTGTAAAAGGTTCTGACGTACTTTACACAGACGTTTGGGTATCAATGGGCGAACCTGACGAAGTTTGGGAAGAACGTATCAAATTATTGAAACCTTACCAAGTGAACCAAGAAATGATTGAAAAAACTGGTAATCCACGTGTGATTTTCGAACACTGCTTACCTTCATTCCACAACGATGAAACTAAAATCGGTGCAGAAATCGCTGACAAATACGGCTTGAAAGAAATGGAAGTGACTGACGAAGTCTTCGAAGGCAAACACTCAGTAGTATTCCAAGAAGCTGAAAACCGTATGCACACAATCAAAGCAGTAATGGTCGCAACTTTAGGCGATATTGGATAA